TCGTCGACCTCATCCCAGACGTCCTGGCTCACATACATCGGCGCCTTCTGCTGTGTCGCCATCGCGATGCAATCGCTCGGCCGGCCATCCAGCTCGATGATTTTTTTCTGCTGCAATTCGTTTTCGGCGCGAATGATCATGCGCGCGTAATAGGTGGCGTTTTTCAGGTCGTTGATGATGACGCGTTCCACTTTCGCGCCCAGGGCCGTCATGAGGTGGCCCATCAAATCGTGGGTGAGGGGACGCTCCTTGGAGACGTCGCGCATGAACATGGTGATGGCGCTGCCGACCGTTTGATCGACGTAAATGATGAACACCTTGTCATTGTTGCCGAGAAAAACCGCGCAGCCGCCGCTCGTGGGCAAAACCGCCCGGACTTGCACCTCGATGACCGTTTTGTTCATCCGCGCAAACCGTAACAGCGGCGATGGGAAACACAAGCAGGCCCCCGCGTGGTAGGGACGCCGCGCTGCGGCGTCCGAACGATTCGCGAAAGGCCCCGCGGACGGCGCAGCGCGCCGTCCCTACCAGAAGCGAATATGTCCACGAGATTTTTGAATGCGGGCTTGCATGTCCGCCGCTGTGATTGATTATCGCTCTGCGGCGGCTGCCGCAACTGAAGAATGAAGAACGAGTGGGACGTCGACGCTGCCATTTCGACCTATAACGTTGACGGCTGGGGCACCGGTTACTTCACCGTCAACGGCGCGGGCAACGTCGAGGTTCGCCCGCTCCAGGAAAAGGGCGGCTCCATCGATATTCTCGATGTAGTCAACGAAGCGCGTGATCGCGGACTCGGCTTCCCCCTCGTCATCCGGTTCCAGGACCTCCTCCGGCATCGGGTGGAATCGGTTAACTGTGCTTTTAAAAAAGCGATCGAAGAATTCGGCTACAAGAATCATTATCGCGGCGTTTTCCCGATCAAGGTGAACCAGCTGCGGGAGGTGATCGAAGAGATCGTCGACGCCGGCCAGGAATTTCACTTCGGGCTCGAAGCGGGGAGCAAGCCGGAGCTGGTCGCGGCCCTCGCCATGCACAAGGACCATGAGAGCCTGATC
This Chthoniobacterales bacterium DNA region includes the following protein-coding sequences:
- a CDS encoding bifunctional nuclease family protein, with translation MNKTVIEVQVRAVLPTSGGCAVFLGNNDKVFIIYVDQTVGSAITMFMRDVSKERPLTHDLMGHLMTALGAKVERVIINDLKNATYYARMIIRAENELQQKKIIELDGRPSDCIAMATQQKAPMYVSQDVWDEVDDMSDVLRKMEEDGLKPDIESESESESSEDD